CCGGCGGTAGTCGCGGCGCTGGGCCCAGGCCAGCACGGTCAGCGCCATGAATCCGGCGGCGAGGGCGACCAGCGGCCACTGCCGGGCGTCGCGCTGGTCCGCGTCGAGCCGGCCCGTCTCCGTCACGTACAACCGCTCGGCGGCGGGCAGGAGTTCACCGCTCATCTTCTGGTTGGCGTACCGGAGGTAGGCGCCGCCCAGCGGAAGCCCGAGGCGGTTGTTGGCGCGGGCCCGCTCGACCAGGCCGGTGTAGACCGGGAGGAGTTCGTTCATCGTGCGGATCTCGCGGCCCGAAGAGGTGCCGGACTCCGTGTTCGCCGCCGCCTTGACCAGCAGCCGAGAGGCGTTCTCGATGTCCTTCGTGTACTGGGCGCGGACGCTCGAAGGCTCGTCGGCGCCCGCGAGGAAGCCGCTCGCCGCCATCGTGTCCGCGTCGGCGAGCGAGCGGTAGACGGCCGCCGCGTCCGCGCTCAGCGGTTGGCTGCGGCTCACCACGTCGTCCGCCGCGGCGGCCCGCCCGGAGGCCTCCACGGCGGTCACCGCCCCGAACGCCACGACGAGCAGGACGAGCACGGCCGTGACGATCCGCAGCCGGCCCGGCTCGGTCGTCGCGGCGCCGCGCAGCAGCCCCACCGGTGTGGATACCGCCCCGCGCCGCTGCGCGGGCACGCCGGACACCCGCTCCGCTCCGTGCTGTCGCGGCGGGCCCCCGATCGGCGGGTGTGTCACTCGGCTTCCCCCTCGGTCACTGACGGCGCCGTCGCCCCCGGCCGGTCGGAGGAGTGGCGCCCGGCCTGAAGTATGGCCGCAGGGACCGGCATCCACCAGGAATACCTGGATCTCGCACCGCTCTCCGCGTCCTCCGGTCCCGGCGGAGGAGCCGTGCCGGCCGTGAGCGCGGCCGTCGCGTGGTGCCGGCGACCCGGCGTCCCCGTCCCGAGGCCGCCCCGTAGCGGACCGATTCCCCCCGGTGTGAACACGATCGGGACAACTGATCGGTTCCCGTACGCGAGGGGCGTCCGGTGCGCCTTCGTATGGGAGTTGACGGACCGAAGCCCGGCGGCGGCCCCCGGGGAGCCGCCGCCGGGCGGTCCCGCGCACCCTCAGGCGTACCGCGCGCGCAGCCTGGCGTGCGCCCCGGGCGGCGCCCCCGTGCGGTCCAGGCCCAGCAACGCGGCCCCGAGCACCGGCGGTTGTGCCACCACGCTGATACGGGCCAGGGGCGCGCGGGCCGCGAGCAGGGAGGCGATCCGGCCGTCCAGGTCCGGGTGGCGCGCGGCCAGCACGCTGCCGCCGAGAATCACCGGAACGTGGCTCTCCAGAAGCCCCAGCCGGTCCAGCGCCACCGAGGCCATCGCGACGACCTCCTCGGCGAGCCGGTCCACCACCGCCCGCGCCACCGGGTCACCGGCCGCGCCCGTCGCGAAGAGGACCGGGGTCAACTCGTGCCGGCGCTCGTACGGGATGCGCTCCCGGTGCAGCGCCTCGATCAGCTCGTACATCGAACCGAGCCCGAAGTGCGCCGGGAGCGCCCGGGCCAGCTCGGTCGGCTCGCCCCGGCCGTCCTCGGCGCGGGCGGCGAACCAGAGCGCCTCCTCGGCGAGCCCCGAACCGCCGCCCCAGTCGCCCGATATCCGGCCGATCGCGGGGAAGCGGGCGGTACGGCCGTCCGGGAGCATGCCGACGCAGTTGATCCCGGCGCCGCACACCACGGCGACGCCCCGGGGCTCGTCCACCCCGGAGCGCAGGACGGCGAAGGTGTCGTTGCGCACCTCGACCGTCCGGGCCCAGCCGCGCGCGTGCAACGCGGCCGTCAACTCCAGCTCCTCCACCGGGAGGTCGGCGTTGGCGAGGCAGGCCGACACGTGCGCGACGGGCGACACCGGCTCACCGGCCGAGGCGAACGCCCCTTCCACGGCGGTGGCGAGCACGTCCAGCGCGGCGGGAATCCCGACCACGGGAGGCTGGAAACCGCCGCCCCGGCCCGTGCCGAGCACCGTGCCGTCCTCGCCGATCAGCGCCACGTCGGTCTTGCTGTTGCCCGCGTCGATGGCGAGGACCGAAGCGTTCACGCCCACGCCAGGTGCTCCCGGTTGTGCGCGATCAGCCGGTCCGTGAGGCCCTCGGCCAGCTCGTACTGTCCGACCAGGGGGTGCGCGAGCAGCGCCTGGAAGACGCGGTCCCGGCCGCCGTGCAGAGCCGCCTTCAGCGCCAGGTCCTCGTAAGCGGTGACGTGGGCGATCAGCCCGGCGTACAGCGGGTCCAGCGCCGGCACGGCGAGCGGGACGGCGCCCGAGCCGTCGACGCGCGCCTGCGTCTCGATCACCGCGTCGTCGGGGAGGAACGGCAGGGTGCCGTTGTTGAGGGTGTTGACCACCTGCACGGTGGCGGCGCCCCCGCCGAGCAGCGAGGAGGCCAGGTCGACCGCCGCCTCGGAGTAGAAGGCGCCGCCGCGCCTGGCGAGCAGCGCCGGCTTCTCGTCCAGCGCCGGGTCGCCGTACATCGCGAGGAGTTCCTTCTCCATCGCGGCGACCTCGGCGGCCCGGGACGGCTTGGTGCCGAGCTCCCGGACGACCTCGTCGTGGGAGTAGAAGTACCGCAGGTAGTACGAGGGGACCACACCGAGCCGGTCCACGATCTCGCGCGGCATGTGCAGGTCGGCGGCGATGGACGCGCCGTGCTCGGCCAGCAGCCTCGGCAGCACGTTCTCGCCCTCGGGGCCGCCGAGGCGCACGCCGAGCTCCCAGGAGAGGTGGTTCAGCCCGACGTGGTCGAGGTGCACCTCGGCGGGGGAGACGTCCAGCAGCGCCGCGAACTTCCGCTGGAAGCCGATCGCGACGTTGCAGAGGCCGACGGCCTTGTGGCCGGCCTGGAGCAGTGCCCGGGTGACGATGCCCACCGGATTGGTGAAGTCGATGATCCAGGCGTCCGGGTTGGTGCGCCGGACCCGCTCGGCGATGTCCAGCACGACGGGCACGGTGCGCAGCGCCTTGGCGAGGCCGCCCGCGCCGGTGGTCTCCTGGCCGACGCAGCCGCACTCCAGCGGCCAGGTCTCGTCCTGGTTGCGCGCGGCCTGTCCGCCGACGCGCAACTGGAGCAGGACCGCGTCGGCGCCTTCCACCCCGGCGTCCAGGTCCGAGGTGGTGGTGATGGTGCCGGGGTGGCCCTGCTTGGCGAAGATCCGCCGGGCGAGGCCGCCCACGAGGTCGAGGCGGTCGGCCGCCGGGTCGACGAGCACGAGCTCCTCGATCGGCAGGGTGTCCCGCAGACGGGCGAACCCGTCGATCAGTTCGGGGGTGTACGTGGAACCGCCACCCACTACTGCGAGCTTCATCTCAGCCCTTCACTCCGGTCAGTGTGACGCCCTCGACGAATGCCTTCTGAGCGAAGAAGAAGACGGCGATCACGGGGGCCATGACCAGAACGGTCGCGGCCATGGTCAGGTTCCAGTCGGTGTGGTGTGCGCCCTTGAAGGACTCCAGGCCGTAACTGAGCGTCCAGGCGGCCGGGTTCTCGGAGGCGTAGATCTGCGGCCCGAAGTAGTCGTTCCAGGCGGCGAAGAACTGGAACAGCGCGATGGCGGCGATGCCCGGCTTCGCCATCGGAAGCACCACCCGCAGCAGGGTGCGCAGTTCGCCGCAGCCGTCGATCCGCGCCGCGTCCAGGTACTCGTCCGGGATGGTCAGCAGGAACTGGCGCAGCAGGAAGATGGAGAAGGCGTCACCGAAGGCCATCGGGACGATCAGCGGCCAGAGCGTCCCGGAGAGGTCCATCTGCTTGGCCCAGAACAGGTACATCGGGATGATCACGACCTGTGGCGGCAGCATCATCATCGAGACGACCAGCATCAGCGACAGCTTGCGGCCCTTGAAGCGGAACTTCGCGAGCGCGTAGGCGACGGGCACCGAGGACACCACGGTCAGCACGGTGCCGGCCCCGGCGTAGAGCAGGGTGTTGCGCCACCACGTCAGGAAGCCGGGGGTGTCGAAGACCCGCCGGTAGTTCTCCCACTCCCAGGTGTCGGGGGTGAGGTCGCGGGTCAGCGCCTGCTGGTCGCTCATCAGCGAGGTCAGCAGGACGAAGACCAGCGGGAGGACGAAGAAGAGCGCGGCGGCGACGCCGAGCGAGTGCACCGCGATCCACCGCAGCAGCGCCTTGCGGCGGGCGGTGCGTTCGGCGGCGGTGCGCGCACCACGGGCGGTCCCGGCCGGGGTGGCGGGGACGACGGAGAGTCGGGTCATGATTCAGTCACCGGCCTGGACGAGGTTGTTGCGGCCCCGCATCAACAGCGCGGTGAAGGCCATGGCCAGGGCGAACAGGACCAGGGCGACGACACAGGCGGAGCCGTAGTCGAAGCGCTGGAAGCCGAGGTTGTAGACGAGCTGGGGGAGCGTCAGCGTCGACTTGTCGGGGTAGCCGGGCTCGAAGGACTGCCCGGAGCCGCCGATCACGCCGGACGCCACCTTCCCCGCCACCAGGGGCTGCGTGTAGTACTGCATGGCCTGGATGACCCCGGTGACCACGGCGAACATCACGATGGGCGAGATGTTCGGCAGGGTGACGAAGCGGAACCGCTGCCAGGCGGAGGCG
The DNA window shown above is from Streptomyces sp. NBC_00247 and carries:
- a CDS encoding 6-phospho-beta-glucosidase, with translation MKLAVVGGGSTYTPELIDGFARLRDTLPIEELVLVDPAADRLDLVGGLARRIFAKQGHPGTITTTSDLDAGVEGADAVLLQLRVGGQAARNQDETWPLECGCVGQETTGAGGLAKALRTVPVVLDIAERVRRTNPDAWIIDFTNPVGIVTRALLQAGHKAVGLCNVAIGFQRKFAALLDVSPAEVHLDHVGLNHLSWELGVRLGGPEGENVLPRLLAEHGASIAADLHMPREIVDRLGVVPSYYLRYFYSHDEVVRELGTKPSRAAEVAAMEKELLAMYGDPALDEKPALLARRGGAFYSEAAVDLASSLLGGGAATVQVVNTLNNGTLPFLPDDAVIETQARVDGSGAVPLAVPALDPLYAGLIAHVTAYEDLALKAALHGGRDRVFQALLAHPLVGQYELAEGLTDRLIAHNREHLAWA
- a CDS encoding N-acetylglucosamine kinase; the encoded protein is MGVNASVLAIDAGNSKTDVALIGEDGTVLGTGRGGGFQPPVVGIPAALDVLATAVEGAFASAGEPVSPVAHVSACLANADLPVEELELTAALHARGWARTVEVRNDTFAVLRSGVDEPRGVAVVCGAGINCVGMLPDGRTARFPAIGRISGDWGGGSGLAEEALWFAARAEDGRGEPTELARALPAHFGLGSMYELIEALHRERIPYERRHELTPVLFATGAAGDPVARAVVDRLAEEVVAMASVALDRLGLLESHVPVILGGSVLAARHPDLDGRIASLLAARAPLARISVVAQPPVLGAALLGLDRTGAPPGAHARLRARYA
- a CDS encoding carbohydrate ABC transporter permease, whose translation is MTRLSVVPATPAGTARGARTAAERTARRKALLRWIAVHSLGVAAALFFVLPLVFVLLTSLMSDQQALTRDLTPDTWEWENYRRVFDTPGFLTWWRNTLLYAGAGTVLTVVSSVPVAYALAKFRFKGRKLSLMLVVSMMMLPPQVVIIPMYLFWAKQMDLSGTLWPLIVPMAFGDAFSIFLLRQFLLTIPDEYLDAARIDGCGELRTLLRVVLPMAKPGIAAIALFQFFAAWNDYFGPQIYASENPAAWTLSYGLESFKGAHHTDWNLTMAATVLVMAPVIAVFFFAQKAFVEGVTLTGVKG